The sequence below is a genomic window from Thermoflavifilum sp..
ACCAGAAAGAAAATTCCTTATCGTATTGATCACATTATCGAGATTACATTCAGGAATAACCGGTACATCCTGAATATCCCGGAATAATTTCTGAGCATCGATCTTTCTGTCTGACATATATCCTGCACGAAGGATATCAAGAGTTTTTGTGAAGCATAAGATATAGTCGGAATCATCCGATAAATTATCCTTACTATACAGGCGACAAACAAGCTCATATTTATCATACTCAGATATAGCAAATGGTTTACTATTTTTCAATTCACGAAATATAACTCCATCTGAATTTTTCTGATCTTTAGTATGAGAAGACTGCCTATTTTTACTTTTAATATGAAGAATTTTTAAGCTTAAAAACAAGATATCCTTGTCATACATCCGGTAATTGATAGATTGGAGCTTGTTGTTAAATACCCAGATATAAACATTCGGCTCATCGCTACTGTTTTTTTCCGGAGGAGGATTGTTAGGTCCATAACGACGTAACACCCTGCCCATACGCTGAACAAGTGCATCTAAAGGAGCAAGCTCGGTAAATAACACATCCGCATCAATATCCAGTGATGCTTCCACGACTTGCGTGGCTACCAGAATTTTCCCCTGTTCTTCATCCTCGGGTTTTGGATTTTTAAACTTTTTCTCAATTTCAACCTCCTTTTCTCTTCTATCATTAAGCGTGAATTGGGCATGTAAAAGGGTAATATCTATACCCGGATCATCACTCATTTCATTTTTCAATTTTTTTAATGAATTATAAACATCCTGGGCCTGTGAAACTGTATTGACAATCACAAGCACCCGTTTTTTTTCATTGGCCAATTGCCATATATGTTTAAGTTCGTCATGCGGAATCGGGATCAAGGTATTCCCTTTTTTATTTGAAGGATCTAAACACTTGATCTGAAGGATATGTTTTTTTAAGTTTTCAAATTTATCTTTTTCATTTTGATAAATATTTATAATACCCTTTTCTTCTTCTTGACAATAACCCTGATCATAGATTTTTCGGATTTTAATTATTTCTTGCTTGATAAATTCCGGAAGTGTGGCCGTCATGAGAAGAAATTTTCCTCCCATGGATAACACATCTTCAATAAACTTCACCACAATAGCGGCTGCCTTTGGATTATAAGCCTGAACTTCATCCACCACCAGGCGGGAATACGAAAACACACTGAATATCCGTTCATACCCTGGCGGACGAAGAGCATAAGGAAAGAATTGATCTCCTGTCGAAACCATAGCCGGAAAAGAAAGCTGACGTGCTAAATCATATGAGCGCATATTGTCCTGTCGTTCCCCGCCATCGTTAAATAAAAACACATCGGCATCTGAGTGAAGCAAGCCCACCTGGTCATCACTAAAAATACGTTTAGCCCGATTATACATCTGGTTTACCGCGGCCCGCAAGGGTAGGGTATAAAAAAATTTACGTTCTGAACCCCATCCCCATAGAAAAGCGAACTCGGTCTTTCCATAACCGGTCGGAGCAATCAAAATAACATTATCATTCTGTGTCGAATCTAAATACTTAAATTGCCAGATATCAGATTCATTTGAAATCCCGATTTTATTTTTAATGGATTCTTTTACTTTACTCAAATCATGAACAGGATTAATCTCAGCATGTAAAGCTTTATGCTCTGATTCACAGAAGGATGCAAAATGATCGCATCGCTGAAGAAATCCTGATACCAAAATCCAATTTCGTAATTTTTCCAGTTCAATATCTGTTCGATAAGGCAAAAAATACATCAAGTATGGCGGAACGGCGTATGCCGAAAAGGGAACGTCATTCTTCAAGCCTTCAGCCATAGCTTGATTAAAACCCACCAGATTCGTATATGCTGGATCCACTTCAGTCACTTCTTCTTCTAAGCTTTTCGTAAGATCATTTTTTTTGTTGGAAAGATCATCCAATAAATCTTTTAATTCATCGGAAGGATAAGAGATGAGATCAAAAAAACTTTCCCGCCAGTGATGATAGGCAATGGCCGAAATCACAAAACGATAATACATGTTAACATCGGAAGAATTGCAATCTACAATCTTTTGAATCTCTTGTCTTAGCTTATCCTCATCAATCCACAATACGGAAAAAAGAGAGTGCGGATAATCAATCAATCGACCCTCCCAGCGATAATTTTTATTTTTAAGCGTACAAATCTGAAAGGCCGGTAATAGCTTCCCCCAATCATGGCAGATGATGGCGATTTTA
It includes:
- the cas3 gene encoding CRISPR-associated helicase Cas3', with the protein product MEIWAKSSHHAGGQALRLHKHTKDVLEVFEGIQSRLNNKQCVKELIKIAIICHDWGKLLPAFQICTLKNKNYRWEGRLIDYPHSLFSVLWIDEDKLRQEIQKIVDCNSSDVNMYYRFVISAIAYHHWRESFFDLISYPSDELKDLLDDLSNKKNDLTKSLEEEVTEVDPAYTNLVGFNQAMAEGLKNDVPFSAYAVPPYLMYFLPYRTDIELEKLRNWILVSGFLQRCDHFASFCESEHKALHAEINPVHDLSKVKESIKNKIGISNESDIWQFKYLDSTQNDNVILIAPTGYGKTEFAFLWGWGSERKFFYTLPLRAAVNQMYNRAKRIFSDDQVGLLHSDADVFLFNDGGERQDNMRSYDLARQLSFPAMVSTGDQFFPYALRPPGYERIFSVFSYSRLVVDEVQAYNPKAAAIVVKFIEDVLSMGGKFLLMTATLPEFIKQEIIKIRKIYDQGYCQEEEKGIINIYQNEKDKFENLKKHILQIKCLDPSNKKGNTLIPIPHDELKHIWQLANEKKRVLVIVNTVSQAQDVYNSLKKLKNEMSDDPGIDITLLHAQFTLNDRREKEVEIEKKFKNPKPEDEEQGKILVATQVVEASLDIDADVLFTELAPLDALVQRMGRVLRRYGPNNPPPEKNSSDEPNVYIWVFNNKLQSINYRMYDKDILFLSLKILHIKSKNRQSSHTKDQKNSDGVIFRELKNSKPFAISEYDKYELVCRLYSKDNLSDDSDYILCFTKTLDILRAGYMSDRKIDAQKLFRDIQDVPVIPECNLDNVINTIRNFLSGNEENYTRFKHDVLSEFVVHIRLYYVKEYLHPHHEVFNRIAPRLEDEGIDKSHLLSLKKWLNHIFVVPVDYNRELGVLFKKQQEIDYIL